One genomic segment of Nitratidesulfovibrio sp. includes these proteins:
- a CDS encoding PAS domain-containing protein has protein sequence MTRNDLVAFYAARLDALDGPALLLDEDGAVLYANGPARRLHGRGDGHGDRPDEGGGEGGKAAVAPEGKAPHGWLHDEVPPVPEAGEPVRESRTRITLPDGAGIRQISWTCVAVPVPGTGGDTDGETGAGKTVDTGTGKDASKDAGKDVGKAMARDGGKKTDGSARFAPHPPRTVHLAWGRLRTTEGGQEMGFTILPSGVIQAVSPALCAICGYTRDELVGRSAREFYFTSAARKRIVSQLIKRAEVENGEVTLRRKDGSPLTLWYTAESIRDAAGRMVAYSGYFQERPFAFSSKLASDFSRVVDALPGLAWVCGRDLRIVAVNDAYLAAYARTRDEVMGRTEYDFLPPGLARYPVEAALKVFEDKRELEHPAVPHLLDPAVWYRVIRRPIFDDNRQEVIGLLGIAQDISAKVVQENAFIEQLHTHQGDVVVVTDDQGRILRRSRQTLTPAIFGRQEPYDAYTLDMGPVLDLLHEGDLPAVRQALLRAMREHREQHFECRIRNLSGSYSTVHSRLVYNDTIYGEPRVYVVARDISGEVGLRRAPMVLERLKEAAGARTDRELATFLNVSAASISNARKNGRIPPDWLIDAGLRTGKSIDWLVRGVG, from the coding sequence TGTACGCCAACGGCCCCGCCCGTCGGCTGCACGGACGCGGGGACGGACACGGGGACAGACCCGACGAAGGTGGCGGGGAAGGTGGCAAGGCAGCCGTGGCACCGGAAGGGAAGGCCCCCCACGGCTGGCTGCACGACGAGGTGCCCCCCGTGCCCGAAGCAGGAGAGCCAGTGCGCGAAAGCCGCACGCGCATCACCCTGCCAGACGGTGCGGGCATCCGGCAGATAAGCTGGACCTGCGTGGCCGTGCCGGTACCCGGCACTGGCGGGGATACGGACGGGGAAACAGGCGCGGGCAAGACCGTGGACACGGGTACGGGCAAGGACGCGAGCAAGGACGCGGGCAAGGACGTGGGGAAAGCCATGGCAAGGGACGGGGGGAAGAAAACGGACGGCAGCGCCCGGTTCGCCCCCCACCCGCCCCGCACGGTTCATCTGGCCTGGGGCAGGCTGCGCACCACCGAGGGCGGGCAGGAGATGGGCTTCACCATTCTGCCGAGCGGGGTCATCCAGGCGGTCAGCCCGGCGCTGTGCGCCATCTGCGGCTACACGCGGGACGAACTGGTGGGCCGGTCCGCGCGGGAGTTCTATTTCACATCCGCCGCACGCAAGCGCATCGTCAGCCAGCTGATCAAGCGGGCAGAAGTGGAAAACGGCGAGGTTACCCTGCGCCGCAAGGACGGATCGCCCCTGACCCTGTGGTACACGGCGGAATCCATTCGCGATGCGGCGGGCCGCATGGTGGCCTACAGCGGCTACTTTCAGGAACGCCCGTTCGCCTTTTCGTCCAAGCTGGCCAGCGACTTTTCGCGCGTGGTGGATGCCCTGCCCGGCCTTGCCTGGGTGTGCGGGCGCGACCTGCGCATCGTGGCCGTCAACGACGCCTACCTGGCCGCCTATGCCCGCACCCGTGACGAGGTGATGGGCCGCACCGAATACGACTTCCTGCCGCCAGGACTGGCCCGCTACCCCGTGGAGGCGGCACTGAAGGTCTTTGAGGACAAACGGGAACTGGAGCACCCGGCGGTGCCCCACCTGCTGGACCCGGCAGTATGGTACCGGGTGATCCGGCGGCCCATCTTCGACGACAACCGGCAGGAGGTCATCGGGCTGCTGGGCATTGCGCAGGACATTTCCGCCAAGGTGGTGCAGGAAAACGCCTTCATCGAACAACTGCACACCCACCAGGGCGACGTGGTGGTGGTGACCGACGACCAGGGGCGAATATTGCGCCGGTCACGCCAAACGCTGACCCCCGCCATCTTCGGGCGGCAGGAACCGTACGACGCCTACACCCTGGACATGGGGCCGGTGCTGGACCTGCTGCACGAAGGCGACCTGCCAGCCGTGCGCCAGGCCCTGCTGCGGGCCATGCGCGAACACCGCGAACAGCACTTCGAATGCCGCATCCGCAACCTGTCGGGCAGTTATTCCACCGTTCACTCGCGGCTGGTTTACAACGACACCATCTACGGCGAACCGCGCGTGTACGTGGTGGCGCGCGATATTTCGGGCGAGGTGGGGCTGCGCCGGGCACCCATGGTGCTGGAACGGCTGAAGGAGGCGGCGGGGGCGCGCACCGACCGCGAGTTGGCCACCTTCCTGAACGTGTCGGCGGCGTCCATTTCCAATGCCCGCAAGAACGGACGCATCCCGCCGGACTGGCTCATCGATGCGGGACTGCGGACGGGGAAGTCGATTGATTGGCTGGTGAGGGGTGTGGGATAG